Genomic segment of Bdellovibrio bacteriovorus:
GCGAAAGGCTGAGAGCAGTGTCAGCGATGATCTTTTTTTCAACGTCCTGTCGGGGCGCCGCAAAGGACGCGATAGAAAAAAACAAACTGAGGATCAGTGCAGAAACTTTCATGGGAACCTCTAATTGTTATGACCCTTATCGTATCGGTTTGTTACACACCTGACTTTAGAAAGGGCGTCCTCTAGCCCCGCCATTTTCGCCCCCTGTCTCGAAGTTAGACAGGGACCCTTGCCTAAAAACAAATATAAAGAAGCATACGGCGCCCTGGTTTTGCACTATACAGCCATGAGGGAAAATTCGTATGCGCCAATTCAAGCTGTTCGTCGCCTTCATACTATGCTTTTCATTTACGTCGGCCTATGCCCAAAGCCTTTGCCAGGTTACTGGTAAAAGTCGATTGGCTATGGATCAGCGTGATGACTTAAGACTGAAATGTCTGAAACAGAAAAAAGCGCAGCTCAATGTTTCTTCCTGCTTAAACATCGCTAAAAAGATGGAATATTCTACCAACGCTGAAGACGCTCGCTTAGTTTGTCTTTATGATCTTCGCGGCATTACGATCAAAGAGTGCCACGCTATTTCAAAAAGCATGGAATACGCCGACACCGGCGATGAAGTTCGTTGGGAATGTCTTCGCCGTTTCAATCGTTCTTTGACGAAAAAACAGTGCAACACTTTCGCAAAGAACATGGCGTATCCCGCTAACACTCAACGAGCGGAAGTTTACTGCGCGCAAGAGCTCGAGTGACCGAACTCTAATATAGATCACATTCAATACTAAGAGCCTGTTCATTACAGGTTCATTACAATTCTGTAAAAAACCAGACTTGCCCCTCTATGCAATGCTCCTTATTCTGTCCTCATAGGACACGAATCCAAAAGTGCGTATTTAGAAGGGATAACTCGGTCATGACTCAATCTATTGAGAAAGAAAAAGCAAAGAAAACTAAGATCATCGTGAAAGCTCCGACACAAGAACGTTCAAGGCAAACTGTAGCCACGATCTTAGATGCTTGTTCTCGTCTTCTTATTTCAGAAGGCTTCTACTCTATTACTACAGACAAAATCGCGAAAGAAGCCGGCGTCAGTATCGGGTCTCTTTACCAATTCTTCGGAAACAAAGAATCCGTCGTTCAAGCTGTGGTCAAAAATATCGTGGAAGAAGATAAACGCATTATCAGCGAAAAAATGCGTGCGATTTCTCCATTGCCACCTGAACAGCGTGTAAAAGCGATGATTGAACTGGCTGTTGAAACAATCCGCCGCAACTCTGAGCTTCGCGCGAAACTGACAACGATCCAATATTATGTTGCTGAGGCATCTTATATGTCCGAGTCGATCCGATTCTTCCAGGAAGTTGTTCGTTACAACCTTCCGCAGATCCCGGGTCGCGACATGGAAAAAGTGTCTTACCTCGTAGTGAATGCTTTCATCGGCTTGGTGAATACAATGTCTATCGATAGACCAGAAGCTATTCATGATGCAGGCATCGTGCAAGAAATCACGCAAATGTTCTTCAAATATCTAGATATGGAACCTACTACCACAGCAACAGCCTCCGTAGGCGCGCGTGCTAAAGGCGACTTTATCTAAATTAAATGATCACCCAGAAAATAAAAAAGGGAGCGAAAGCTCCCTTTTTTATTCCGTTTTCGAAAAGTCTCTTAGCGACC
This window contains:
- a CDS encoding TetR/AcrR family transcriptional regulator, yielding MTQSIEKEKAKKTKIIVKAPTQERSRQTVATILDACSRLLISEGFYSITTDKIAKEAGVSIGSLYQFFGNKESVVQAVVKNIVEEDKRIISEKMRAISPLPPEQRVKAMIELAVETIRRNSELRAKLTTIQYYVAEASYMSESIRFFQEVVRYNLPQIPGRDMEKVSYLVVNAFIGLVNTMSIDRPEAIHDAGIVQEITQMFFKYLDMEPTTTATASVGARAKGDFI